The region ATAAGGGGCGATCCGGTCAAAGCGCCGACCGAAGCCAGCAACTCACCACCGCTGCGTTGCCCGATTGGCGCCGCGCAGCGGGCGCCAATGGTGCCAGCTATTGCTCCCCTCAGCTCATGAGCCAGGCCGGTGGGCGCTTGGCCAAAAAGCTCTGCACGCCCTCGCGGCCTTCTTCGCTGGCGCGGATGTCGGCGATGCGGCGGGCGGTGTCCTCGCGCAGCTCGGGCGTGATGGCGCGGTGCGCAACATCCTGTACCAGCTTTTTGCAAGCTCGCACGGCCGCCGGGCCGTTGGCCACGATGGCGGCAGCCAAGGCATCGACCTGGGCATCCAGCGTCTCGGCGCTGGCCAGCTCATGCACCAAGCCGTGCGCCAGGGCACGCTCGGCGCTGAAGCGCTCGGCGGTGACGAAGTAGCGCCGCGAGGCTTGCTCGCCCAAGGCCCGCACCACATAGGGCGCGATGGTGGCGGGCAGCAGGCCCAGCTTGGCTTCCGAGAGGCAGAAGGTGGCGGACTCCGCCGCCACCACCACATCGCAGGCCGACAGCAGGCCCACACCGCCCGCGAAGGCATCACCCTGCACCCGCGCGATCACCGGCACCGGGCAGCTGTAAATGGCCCAGAGCATTTCCGCCAGGCGCTTGGCATCGCTGTAGTTCTCCTCCCAGCCGTAATGGGCCATGGACTTCATCCAGTTGAGGTCGGCGCCGGCGCAAAAAGCCTTGCCGGCGGCCGCCAGCACGATGACACGCACGGCCGGGTCGGCGCCCAGCTGGCCAAAAGCACGGCCCAGCTCCTCGATCACTTGCTCATTGAAGGCATTGCGCAACTCGGGGCGATTCAGCGTGAGCCGGGCCACGCCGCCCTGGGTTTGCAGGGTCAGCATCTGGTAGTCGTTCGTGGTTTTTGTTGTCATCGTCGTCGTCATCACTGATTGTCCTTCCAGACTACGTCCTCATTGACCGCATAGAAATCGCAGGGTTTGCCGCTGCGGCGCTGGCAAAAGCTCAGCGCCCGCGACATCGCGTCATCCCCCGAGGCATAGCCCCACTGGCCGGACTTGTTCAACACATAGGCGCGCGGTGGCTTGGACGCCAGAAAGCGCCGGTAGCCGTCCAATGCGGCCTCGCTGCGCACAGGCAGGGCCGACTCATCATCGAGCGCCGCAAAGCGGCTGGCCGCGGGCGGCTGCAGCTGGCCCGGCTGCGCGAAGCCCAGCGGCGCCAAAAAGGCATCGACCATGGGTTGCCAGACATCGTTGGCGGCGGAAAAAAGCTTGTGGCCATCGTCGCCGATGGCGGGCAGCAAGCGGTAATCCGCCACACCACCGGCCTGGCGATAGACCTGCGCCCAGTTGCCGGAGTGGCGCGGGGAGAAGTAATGGTCGTTCTCGGTGTAGACCCACAGCGTGGGCGTGGCGCCGCGCGCCGGTGTGGCTTGGCGCAAAGGAGGGGGCGCCGTCGCGCCTGCCGAAGCATCGGCGCCGTCGCCATCCGCACTGCCGCTGCCTGCATTCAAAGCGCCCATGCGGGCGTAGAGCCGGTCCAGCTGGGCCGACTGACAGGGCTCACCGCGATGGTTCACCGGGCTGCCCCCGTGACCACCGGCGAAGTTGATGGCGGCCACCAGCCCGGGCGGGCGCAGCGCAGCCGCAGCCAGGGTGGAGATGCCGCCCACCGACTGCCCCACCAGCACCAGCCGGTTCGGGTCCACAAAGGCTTCGGCCGCCAGGTACTTGGCGACCTTGATGATTTGCTGGGCCGCCGCCGTTACGGCCGGCGCATAGCGCGGGCTGTTGCAGGCGATGCTGTCTTCCGGGTCGCCACGCGAGGCCAGCTCGCCATAACCCAGGCGTAGCGGCACCGCCACCACAAAGCCCTTGCGCAGGAAAAAGCGCGCGGCCGATTCAAAGCGCTGGCGCGGATAGCTGGCGCGTGTTTCGGTATTGCGGCCGTGGCTGATGATGACCAAGGGATGGGGGCCGGCGCCCTCGGGGCGGAACAGCGTCACCGGCAACTCGCCGCTGACCTCGCGGCCAAAAGCATCGAGCACCGCCACCGGCACGCGCAGCACGGCTTCACGCACATCCTGCTGCAGGGGGCTCTCCGCCTGGGCCAAGAGCGAGCCGTGCGCAGCGCAGACCATCAAGCCGGCCAGCAAACCACGCCTGAGCTGGCGCACAGTGGCGCGACCAGAGCGCCGAGAAGCGGCGTGGCGCGTCTTCATGACTGCGGCCGGCAGCAAGCCGTGCTGAATCGTTTCGATGCATTGCAGCGCGCCATGTGCACCTCCAAACCTAGGAGCCGCCATTTTTTCACATCACATCCGGAACACGCCGAACTTGGTCTCGGCGATGGGGGCATTGAGCGCCGCGGCCAGGCCCAAGGCCAGCACACGGCGGGTATCGGCCGGGTCGATCACGCCGTCATCCCACAAGCGCGCCGAAGCGTAGTACGGGTGCCCCTGGTCTTCGTACTGCTGGCGGATCGGCGCCTTGAAGGCTTCTTCTTCTGCCGCACTCCAGCTGCCGCCCTTGGCCTCCAGGCCATCGCGCTTGACCGTGGCCAGCACGGAAGCGGCCTGCTCGCCGCCCATCACCGAGATGCGCGCATTCGGCCACATCCACAAGAAACGCGGCGAGTAAGCGCGGCCGCACATGCCGTAATTGCCGGCGCCGAATGAGCCGCCAATGATGATGGTGAACTTGGGCACCTGGGCGCAGGCCACGGCCGTGACCATCTTGGCCCCCGCGCGGGCGATGCCCTCGTTTTCGTACT is a window of Paucibacter sp. KCTC 42545 DNA encoding:
- a CDS encoding alpha/beta hydrolase family protein, with translation MKTRHAASRRSGRATVRQLRRGLLAGLMVCAAHGSLLAQAESPLQQDVREAVLRVPVAVLDAFGREVSGELPVTLFRPEGAGPHPLVIISHGRNTETRASYPRQRFESAARFFLRKGFVVAVPLRLGYGELASRGDPEDSIACNSPRYAPAVTAAAQQIIKVAKYLAAEAFVDPNRLVLVGQSVGGISTLAAAALRPPGLVAAINFAGGHGGSPVNHRGEPCQSAQLDRLYARMGALNAGSGSADGDGADASAGATAPPPLRQATPARGATPTLWVYTENDHYFSPRHSGNWAQVYRQAGGVADYRLLPAIGDDGHKLFSAANDVWQPMVDAFLAPLGFAQPGQLQPPAASRFAALDDESALPVRSEAALDGYRRFLASKPPRAYVLNKSGQWGYASGDDAMSRALSFCQRRSGKPCDFYAVNEDVVWKDNQ
- a CDS encoding enoyl-CoA hydratase/isomerase family protein, which gives rise to MLTLQTQGGVARLTLNRPELRNAFNEQVIEELGRAFGQLGADPAVRVIVLAAAGKAFCAGADLNWMKSMAHYGWEENYSDAKRLAEMLWAIYSCPVPVIARVQGDAFAGGVGLLSACDVVVAAESATFCLSEAKLGLLPATIAPYVVRALGEQASRRYFVTAERFSAERALAHGLVHELASAETLDAQVDALAAAIVANGPAAVRACKKLVQDVAHRAITPELREDTARRIADIRASEEGREGVQSFLAKRPPAWLMS